A genomic stretch from Halobellus sp. LT62 includes:
- a CDS encoding phosphatase PAP2 family protein gives MTVPVAPLATRGIGEIAFAESLPEVVTTVFWWLTHLGNPYLLLACVALAYLLGDRVGISRRGAAFALVLGLCAIGLTVGLKHLFGLPRPPISYRDGLGFPSGHALGSTAFWGGVAVLANRGAWRQRLAVAAAVVVTVSLSRVLIGVHYIADVVAGVAIGTAFLAAVFALGPGFATETRDGPLADPTHRHVTALFGLALVLGLGALLVAPGESELFLGVGTAAGGVVAWHRFGERAATATIELTGRTLAVGGGGLLVALGAMSGVAEFVESGLLIVVVAVVGGVCLLALPLAVARGATVG, from the coding sequence ATGACCGTACCAGTCGCGCCGCTGGCGACCCGCGGTATCGGCGAGATCGCCTTCGCCGAATCGCTTCCGGAGGTGGTAACGACCGTCTTTTGGTGGCTCACCCACCTCGGAAACCCGTACCTGCTCTTGGCTTGTGTCGCCCTCGCGTACCTCCTCGGCGACCGCGTCGGCATCTCGCGACGCGGCGCGGCGTTCGCGCTCGTGCTCGGACTGTGTGCGATCGGGCTCACGGTCGGATTGAAACACCTCTTCGGCCTCCCGCGGCCGCCGATCTCCTACCGGGACGGCCTCGGTTTCCCCAGCGGGCACGCGCTCGGATCGACGGCGTTCTGGGGCGGCGTGGCCGTGCTCGCGAACCGGGGTGCGTGGCGGCAACGACTCGCCGTCGCGGCCGCCGTCGTCGTGACTGTCTCGCTCTCGCGCGTTCTCATCGGCGTCCACTACATCGCTGACGTCGTCGCCGGAGTCGCGATCGGGACCGCGTTCCTCGCTGCGGTCTTCGCGCTCGGCCCCGGATTCGCGACCGAGACCCGCGACGGTCCGCTCGCGGACCCGACGCATCGACACGTCACGGCGCTGTTCGGCCTCGCGCTGGTCCTCGGCCTCGGTGCGCTCCTCGTCGCCCCCGGCGAGAGCGAACTGTTCCTCGGTGTCGGCACCGCCGCGGGCGGCGTCGTCGCGTGGCACCGCTTCGGCGAACGGGCCGCGACCGCGACGATCGAACTCACGGGACGCACACTGGCCGTCGGCGGTGGCGGCCTGCTCGTCGCGCTCGGGGCGATGAGCGGCGTCGCGGAGTTCGTCGAGAGCGGGCTGTTGATCGTCGTCGTCGCCGTCGTCGGCGGAGTCTGTCTGCTCGCGCTTCCCCTTGCTGTGGCTCGGGGCGCGACGGTTGGGTGA
- a CDS encoding YihY/virulence factor BrkB family protein — protein MSAPTPDRLAVPRSIVSTVREREVTFLAAGISYYILVSLVPLLTLAVVVATIVGGADLAAAVQSIAEQYLLPTGSDLVSSALTDPTGRGTISIFSLLLTVWGTLKLFRGVDVAFAKVYGYPTGPILEQLSDGVVTLASLGAATLGVIVTTTVLAIADVPFVEVLSALVLLGFLVVSFLPLYTVIPDVEVGLRRALPGALFAAVGWTVLSTGFGIYARMSSGVAGALGAVLLLVTWFYLSGILVLTGAAVNAVLAGQVGDVDRQLQHPPGRRAEQTMSADDATTDDTDSSPSDTDSSFSDTDVEPRGAPDIEQLDRRIEELRADLDTFESDVQSRTVERPDVESEMRRYVRGRLRRGKARGWGPYLVLLYGTAATIAAFYLLDDDLLAVAAMVVIYLSTLGLYALFVIFGVGLNALGVPGRLVDWVRDRRS, from the coding sequence GTGAGCGCTCCGACACCCGATCGACTCGCCGTACCGCGCTCGATCGTCTCGACCGTCCGTGAGCGGGAGGTGACGTTCCTCGCGGCGGGTATCTCCTACTATATCCTCGTCTCGTTGGTCCCGCTTCTCACGCTGGCGGTCGTCGTCGCGACGATCGTCGGCGGGGCCGACCTCGCCGCGGCGGTCCAGTCGATAGCCGAGCAGTACCTCCTTCCGACAGGTTCCGACCTCGTTTCGAGCGCGCTCACGGACCCGACCGGCCGCGGAACGATCTCGATCTTCAGCCTCCTCCTGACGGTTTGGGGGACGCTGAAACTGTTCCGCGGCGTCGACGTGGCGTTCGCGAAAGTGTACGGCTACCCGACCGGCCCGATACTCGAACAGCTCTCGGACGGGGTCGTCACGCTCGCGTCGCTCGGTGCGGCGACGCTCGGCGTCATCGTGACGACCACGGTGTTGGCTATCGCCGACGTCCCGTTCGTCGAGGTCCTCAGCGCGCTCGTCCTCTTGGGCTTTCTCGTCGTCTCGTTCCTCCCGCTCTACACCGTCATCCCGGACGTCGAGGTCGGACTTCGGCGCGCGCTACCCGGAGCGCTGTTCGCCGCCGTCGGGTGGACCGTCCTGAGCACCGGGTTCGGCATATATGCGCGGATGTCCAGCGGTGTGGCCGGCGCGCTCGGCGCGGTGTTGCTGCTCGTCACGTGGTTCTACCTCTCGGGGATTCTCGTGCTCACCGGAGCCGCCGTCAACGCGGTCCTCGCCGGGCAGGTCGGCGACGTAGACCGGCAGCTACAACACCCGCCGGGGAGACGTGCCGAGCAGACGATGAGTGCGGACGACGCGACGACCGACGACACCGACTCTAGCCCCTCCGACACCGACTCTAGCTTCTCCGACACCGACGTCGAACCCCGCGGTGCGCCCGACATCGAACAGCTCGACCGCCGCATCGAGGAACTGCGTGCCGACCTCGACACCTTCGAGTCCGACGTGCAGTCTCGGACGGTCGAGCGCCCGGACGTCGAATCGGAGATGCGCCGCTACGTCCGCGGTCGACTCCGCCGCGGCAAAGCCCGCGGCTGGGGGCCGTATCTCGTGCTGCTCTACGGGACGGCGGCGACTATCGCGGCCTTTTACCTGCTCGACGACGACCTCCTCGCGGTCGCGGCGATGGTCGTCATCTACCTCTCGACGCTCGGCCTGTACGCGCTCTTCGTGATCTTCGGCGTCGGCCTGAACGCCCTCGGCGTTCCGGGCAGACTCGTCGACTGGGTCCGAGACCGCCGGTCCTGA
- a CDS encoding HIT family protein: MSEPTIFEQIVAGDIPARIVHETDTVAAFLDANPLAAGHTLVVPKEPYERLDEMPDDLAADVWAAVQTLTPKIEAAVDADATTIGVNNGEAAGQEVPHVHVHVVPRFEGDGGGPIHAVAGKRPSLSDGELDDIAAAIESGE; encoded by the coding sequence ATGAGCGAGCCGACCATCTTCGAGCAGATCGTCGCCGGCGACATCCCGGCGCGGATCGTCCACGAGACCGACACCGTCGCGGCGTTCCTCGACGCGAACCCGCTCGCGGCCGGCCATACCCTCGTCGTCCCGAAGGAGCCCTACGAACGCCTCGACGAGATGCCCGACGACCTCGCCGCCGACGTCTGGGCGGCCGTCCAAACGCTGACGCCGAAGATCGAGGCCGCCGTCGACGCCGACGCGACGACGATCGGCGTGAACAACGGCGAGGCGGCGGGGCAGGAAGTCCCGCACGTGCACGTGCACGTCGTCCCTCGGTTCGAGGGCGACGGCGGCGGCCCGATTCACGCGGTCGCCGGCAAACGGCCGTCGCTGTCGGACGGGGAACTCGACGACATCGCCGCCGCGATCGAATCCGGCGAGTGA
- a CDS encoding HVO_0234 family beta-propeller protein, with amino-acid sequence MPTIDEKRVYTDNSGVETVFLAAELGVVAVSVSDDLIGEFGVVHRCRARDVATAGALVAVATDEDVLLADRSAADESDDTEESGDAEAGAAVANDRDLDFAATGFGPATAVGFDGDTLLAGDDEGRVEMGAVKGSDAAWADVGTAAPVRAIDGRLVAAADGAYRVGSAGLTHAGLDDARDVDAEPLVATGSGLYKLGNGWMDVLDGPVDAVDAAGKRGLAVRDGILYERAGTDDAEIGRVETGDTENGRAGTGDTDGDDTWAESPLPIDGDVVAVTHGVDASYAVTAEGTIAVRLPGEEWRHRELGVRDVAAAAV; translated from the coding sequence ATGCCCACGATCGACGAGAAGCGCGTGTACACCGACAACTCGGGCGTCGAAACGGTCTTTCTCGCGGCGGAGCTGGGTGTCGTCGCCGTCTCCGTCTCCGACGACCTGATCGGCGAGTTCGGCGTCGTCCATCGGTGTCGCGCTCGGGACGTCGCGACCGCCGGAGCGCTCGTCGCGGTCGCGACCGACGAGGACGTGTTGCTCGCGGATCGAAGCGCGGCGGATGAAAGCGACGACACGGAGGAGAGCGGCGACGCTGAGGCGGGCGCTGCGGTCGCGAACGACCGCGACCTCGACTTCGCGGCGACCGGGTTCGGTCCGGCCACCGCCGTCGGTTTCGACGGGGACACGCTGCTCGCGGGTGACGACGAGGGACGCGTCGAAATGGGAGCCGTCAAAGGAAGCGACGCCGCGTGGGCGGACGTCGGAACCGCAGCCCCCGTCCGCGCGATCGACGGACGGCTCGTCGCGGCCGCCGACGGCGCCTACCGCGTCGGGTCCGCCGGCCTCACGCACGCCGGGCTCGACGACGCGCGCGACGTCGACGCCGAACCGCTCGTCGCGACCGGATCGGGGCTGTACAAGCTCGGCAACGGCTGGATGGACGTCCTCGACGGGCCGGTGGACGCCGTCGACGCCGCCGGGAAGCGCGGGCTCGCTGTCCGAGACGGGATACTCTACGAACGCGCCGGAACCGACGACGCCGAAATCGGGCGTGTCGAAACTGGCGACACCGAAAACGGACGTGCCGGAACCGGCGACACCGACGGTGACGATACGTGGGCCGAATCGCCGCTCCCCATCGATGGCGACGTCGTGGCCGTGACGCACGGCGTCGACGCGTCGTACGCGGTCACTGCCGAGGGGACAATAGCGGTCCGACTGCCGGGCGAGGAGTGGCGGCACCGCGAGTTGGGCGTCAGAGACGTCGCCGCCGCGGCGGTCTGA
- the lrp gene encoding HTH-type transcriptional regulator Lrp codes for MTYENLDAKLINALLGDGRASLRSLAEELDVSVTTVSNHLRDLEDAGVIEGYTPRVNYDALGYDVTAIIQLKVEGSALPDITERLQGHKQMVTVYEVTGDYDVIAVGKFEDTDGMNDQIKELLTDADIRESNTSVVLNAVVENAQFDLDIRE; via the coding sequence ATGACGTATGAAAACCTCGACGCAAAATTGATCAATGCACTACTCGGCGACGGTCGAGCGAGCCTGCGGAGCCTCGCGGAGGAACTCGACGTGTCGGTCACGACGGTCTCGAATCACCTCCGCGACCTCGAAGACGCGGGCGTGATCGAGGGGTACACCCCGCGCGTGAACTACGACGCGCTCGGTTACGACGTGACCGCGATCATCCAGCTGAAGGTCGAGGGAAGCGCTCTCCCTGACATCACCGAGCGGTTGCAAGGTCACAAGCAGATGGTGACCGTCTACGAAGTCACCGGCGACTACGACGTCATCGCGGTCGGGAAGTTCGAGGACACCGACGGGATGAACGACCAGATCAAAGAGCTCCTCACCGACGCGGACATCCGCGAGTCGAACACGAGCGTCGTTCTCAACGCCGTCGTCGAGAACGCGCAGTTCGACCTCGACATCAGGGAGTAA
- a CDS encoding tRNA (guanine(26)-N(2))-dimethyltransferase, whose protein sequence is MDVREGDVEVSVPDARDGASEGAGDGVFYNPTQELNRDVTVATLRAYREREPRASSYLDAMAASGIRGVRAAAEGFDVTCVDVDSDAVDLARENLARNDLSGEVVERDVNALLHESVFDVVDLDPFGTPIPFVDAAVANTRNVVCVTATDTAPLCGAHQRSGVRKYSALPQNTDYHPEMGLRVLLSALVRTAARYDKAAVPILSHVTRHYARAYLELDARATHADELIDELGYVHHCEDCLHRTHEFGLIAHPPDACGACESDRLLSAGPLYLGSIRDADFVRSVRERVTDEMGEAARARRMLDTLEGEMDAPTHYDQHRLCKQWTRPAPAMDDFLEDLRGAGFEATRAHYSGTAFKTDATVPEIRDATAE, encoded by the coding sequence ATGGACGTTCGTGAGGGCGACGTCGAGGTGTCGGTGCCGGACGCCCGCGACGGGGCCTCGGAGGGCGCTGGCGACGGCGTGTTCTACAACCCGACGCAGGAGCTCAACCGCGACGTGACGGTGGCGACGCTGCGCGCGTACCGCGAGCGCGAGCCGCGCGCGAGTTCGTACCTCGACGCGATGGCCGCAAGCGGCATCCGCGGCGTCCGGGCCGCCGCTGAGGGGTTCGACGTCACCTGCGTCGACGTCGACAGCGACGCCGTCGACCTCGCCCGCGAGAATCTCGCGCGGAACGATCTCTCCGGAGAGGTCGTCGAGCGCGACGTCAACGCGCTGCTGCACGAGTCCGTGTTCGACGTCGTCGACCTCGACCCTTTCGGGACCCCCATTCCGTTCGTCGACGCGGCGGTCGCGAACACCCGAAACGTCGTCTGCGTCACCGCCACCGACACCGCGCCGCTGTGCGGGGCGCACCAGCGCTCGGGCGTCCGCAAGTATTCGGCGCTCCCGCAGAACACCGACTATCACCCCGAGATGGGGCTTCGCGTCCTCCTCTCGGCGCTCGTTCGAACGGCCGCGCGCTACGACAAGGCCGCGGTCCCGATTCTGTCGCACGTCACGCGGCACTACGCCCGCGCCTACCTCGAACTCGACGCCCGCGCCACGCACGCGGACGAACTAATCGACGAGCTGGGCTACGTCCACCACTGCGAGGACTGCCTCCACCGGACCCACGAGTTCGGGCTCATCGCGCACCCGCCGGACGCCTGCGGCGCGTGCGAGAGCGATCGCCTGCTCTCTGCGGGGCCGCTGTACCTCGGCTCGATCCGCGATGCCGACTTCGTTCGCTCGGTCCGCGAGCGCGTCACCGACGAGATGGGCGAGGCCGCCCGCGCGCGTCGGATGCTCGACACGCTCGAAGGCGAGATGGACGCCCCGACGCACTACGACCAACACCGACTGTGCAAGCAGTGGACCCGACCCGCGCCCGCGATGGACGACTTCCTCGAGGACCTTCGAGGGGCCGGATTCGAGGCGACGCGCGCGCACTACTCGGGCACGGCGTTCAAGACCGACGCCACCGTCCCGGAGATCCGCGACGCCACCGCGGAGTGA
- a CDS encoding uracil-DNA glycosylase, producing the protein MGLQFPEERHVLEADCTRCPALVDCRTEISWGTGDLAADVMVVGEAPGAGNPEAETWRGGNWTGKAYTARHSGRRVRELLAEIERPDAYVTNAVKCFPCDGEGSNREPTETERENCRAHLRTEIETVEPMVIVATGKHATTTILAIENREMDGFIDHILDPIELVGLGTTLLPILHPSYQDIWRAQLGYSADEYRTAVHDAIQKALDGDSS; encoded by the coding sequence ATGGGTCTACAGTTTCCCGAGGAACGGCACGTACTCGAAGCCGACTGCACGCGCTGTCCCGCGCTCGTCGACTGCCGAACGGAGATCTCGTGGGGCACCGGTGACCTCGCTGCCGACGTGATGGTGGTCGGCGAAGCGCCCGGAGCCGGGAACCCCGAGGCCGAGACGTGGCGCGGCGGCAACTGGACGGGGAAAGCGTACACCGCGCGACATTCGGGACGTCGCGTCCGAGAGCTTCTCGCCGAGATCGAAAGGCCCGACGCCTACGTCACGAACGCGGTCAAGTGCTTTCCCTGCGACGGGGAGGGCTCGAACCGCGAACCCACCGAAACGGAGCGAGAGAACTGTCGGGCGCACCTCCGAACCGAGATCGAGACCGTCGAGCCGATGGTGATCGTCGCGACCGGCAAGCACGCGACGACGACGATACTCGCGATCGAAAACCGCGAAATGGACGGTTTCATCGACCACATTTTGGATCCGATCGAACTCGTCGGCCTCGGAACGACTCTTCTTCCGATCCTACACCCGTCGTATCAGGACATCTGGCGGGCGCAACTCGGCTACAGCGCCGACGAGTACCGAACCGCGGTCCACGACGCGATTCAGAAGGCGCTCGACGGCGACTCGTCCTAA
- a CDS encoding DUF6293 family protein, protein MQTHIVPVGFDYDRLIAPLIRDQRDVDRVILLEGAVGSESNVEYSQHLSQKLEKDFQNLLGADTERVVVADVYDYDAAFEQAYDLINEELDAAADSEVWVNVSAMPRPVSFAFATAAHSIMVERQADRDRIHTYYTAPEKYLETELAEEVREAKALLDELLSGEDVDDERIRERHESATDILAEFDERGTTIGAKRIGDSHVVELPVASFQNVKPFEEVILYELGEYGEFDSVSELAETLARDMNEEYTDSFRSKVIYNVDRLGPGGKGYIEQEERGKSYRTRLSRIGQLWVRAHAEDDVLEE, encoded by the coding sequence ATGCAGACTCATATCGTGCCGGTCGGCTTCGACTACGACCGGCTCATCGCGCCCCTCATCCGGGACCAGCGGGACGTCGACCGGGTGATTCTCTTGGAGGGCGCGGTCGGCAGCGAGTCGAACGTCGAGTACTCTCAGCACCTCTCACAGAAGCTCGAAAAGGACTTTCAGAACCTCCTCGGGGCAGATACCGAGCGCGTCGTCGTCGCCGACGTCTACGACTACGACGCCGCCTTCGAGCAGGCCTACGACCTCATCAACGAGGAACTGGACGCCGCTGCGGATTCGGAGGTGTGGGTGAACGTCTCGGCGATGCCGCGGCCGGTCTCCTTCGCGTTCGCGACGGCCGCACACTCGATTATGGTCGAGCGACAGGCCGATCGCGACCGGATTCACACCTACTACACCGCCCCCGAGAAGTACCTCGAAACCGAACTCGCAGAGGAGGTCCGCGAGGCCAAAGCCCTGCTCGACGAACTGCTGTCGGGCGAGGACGTCGACGACGAGCGCATCCGCGAGCGCCACGAGTCGGCGACGGACATCCTCGCGGAGTTCGACGAGCGCGGGACGACTATCGGCGCGAAACGCATCGGCGACAGCCACGTCGTCGAACTGCCGGTGGCGTCCTTTCAGAACGTCAAACCCTTCGAGGAGGTCATCCTCTACGAACTCGGCGAGTACGGCGAGTTCGATTCCGTGTCCGAACTGGCGGAGACGCTCGCCCGGGACATGAACGAGGAGTACACCGACTCGTTCAGATCGAAGGTGATCTACAACGTCGATCGGCTCGGCCCGGGCGGGAAGGGCTACATCGAACAGGAGGAGCGCGGGAAATCCTACCGGACGCGGCTCTCCCGGATCGGACAACTGTGGGTGCGCGCGCACGCCGAGGACGACGTCCTCGAGGAGTGA
- the glnA gene encoding type I glutamate--ammonia ligase codes for MTDENESVAATDGGLSAEAQRVIDEIEEKDVDFLRLQFTDILGTVKNVAVPATQAEKAFSDGIYFDGSSIEGFVRIQESDMRLKPDPETFAILPWRDGRSGRLICDVINTSTGEPFEGDPRTVLKKTLERAEEMGYTVNVAPEPEFFLFEEDEEGRATTKTNDAGGYFDLAPKDLASDVRRDIIYGLESMGFEIEASHHEVAEGQHEINFEYDDALTTADNVGTFRTVVRAIAAQHDLHATFMPKPIPKINGSGMHTHVSLFDEDGNNAFHDDDDEFNLSETAHSFLAGVLEHAPAITAVADPTVNSYKRLVPGYEAPVYVAWSDRNRSALIRKPAARIPAASRIELRSPDPSCNPYLAFAAIISAGLDGIEEGLEAPDPVRENIYEFDEAKREEYGIDTLPANLGEAVAALEEDEAIQDALGEHVYEKFVEAKTQEYDEFRIDVSQWELDRYLETY; via the coding sequence ATGACGGACGAAAACGAATCTGTCGCCGCCACAGACGGCGGCCTTTCCGCCGAAGCACAGCGCGTAATCGACGAGATCGAGGAGAAAGACGTCGACTTTCTCCGTCTCCAGTTCACCGACATCCTCGGGACTGTAAAAAACGTCGCCGTTCCCGCGACGCAGGCCGAGAAGGCCTTCAGCGACGGAATCTACTTCGACGGGTCCAGCATCGAGGGGTTCGTGCGGATTCAGGAGTCGGACATGCGACTCAAGCCCGACCCCGAGACGTTCGCGATCCTGCCGTGGCGCGACGGCCGCTCGGGCCGCCTCATCTGTGACGTCATCAACACCTCAACCGGCGAGCCGTTCGAGGGCGATCCGCGGACCGTCCTGAAGAAGACGCTCGAACGCGCCGAAGAGATGGGCTACACCGTCAACGTCGCCCCCGAACCGGAGTTCTTCCTCTTCGAGGAGGACGAGGAAGGGCGCGCGACGACGAAGACCAACGACGCCGGCGGCTACTTCGACCTCGCGCCGAAGGACCTCGCCTCTGACGTCCGCCGCGACATCATCTACGGTCTCGAATCGATGGGCTTCGAGATCGAAGCCAGCCACCACGAGGTCGCAGAAGGGCAGCACGAGATCAACTTCGAGTACGACGACGCGCTCACCACCGCCGATAACGTCGGAACGTTCCGCACGGTCGTCCGCGCCATCGCGGCCCAGCACGATCTGCACGCGACGTTCATGCCCAAGCCGATCCCGAAGATCAACGGATCGGGGATGCACACGCACGTCTCGCTGTTCGACGAGGACGGCAACAACGCCTTCCACGACGACGACGACGAGTTCAACCTCTCGGAGACGGCGCACTCGTTCCTCGCGGGCGTCCTCGAACACGCCCCCGCGATCACGGCCGTCGCCGACCCGACGGTGAACTCCTACAAGCGCCTCGTGCCCGGCTACGAAGCGCCGGTGTACGTCGCGTGGTCCGACCGCAACCGCTCGGCGCTGATCCGGAAGCCGGCCGCCCGCATCCCGGCGGCCTCGCGCATCGAACTCCGTTCGCCCGACCCGTCGTGTAACCCCTACCTCGCGTTCGCCGCGATCATCTCCGCCGGGCTCGACGGCATCGAGGAGGGCCTCGAAGCGCCCGACCCAGTCAGGGAAAACATCTACGAGTTCGACGAGGCCAAGCGCGAGGAGTACGGCATCGACACGCTCCCCGCCAACCTCGGCGAGGCCGTCGCCGCGCTCGAAGAGGACGAGGCGATTCAGGACGCGCTCGGCGAGCACGTCTACGAGAAGTTCGTCGAGGCGAAGACCCAAGAGTACGACGAGTTCCGCATCGACGTCTCCCAGTGGGAACTCGACCGCTACCTCGAGACGTACTGA
- a CDS encoding AAA family ATPase: MSQTNSTDVVAFVGATGGAGTTRTVVEVATALAADGRSVAILDAAFATQGLAQYVSGAIDPDVTALLVDDGRALSVGLRPLDLDEAVAGDVAACPAYAPFERLARAKSVEAAQRLESLIASAAGQFDHVLLDVPPIAANQSVAAVNAADHVAVVAPATARGTEAVQQTHERLADIGTEADLVVSTRGELETADISIPKTDATAVASAPACLDRDSAFAGGVARVAAAVTGREIEASGESEGLLGSVGGLIGR; the protein is encoded by the coding sequence ATGTCTCAGACGAATTCGACGGACGTCGTGGCGTTCGTCGGCGCGACGGGCGGGGCGGGGACGACGCGGACCGTCGTCGAGGTGGCGACGGCGCTCGCGGCCGACGGCCGATCGGTCGCGATTCTGGACGCCGCGTTCGCGACGCAGGGGCTGGCACAGTACGTTTCGGGGGCCATCGATCCGGATGTGACGGCGCTCCTCGTCGACGACGGGCGCGCGCTGTCGGTCGGGTTGCGACCGCTCGACCTCGACGAAGCAGTCGCCGGCGACGTCGCCGCTTGTCCGGCGTACGCGCCCTTCGAGCGACTCGCGCGGGCCAAGAGCGTCGAGGCCGCCCAACGCCTCGAATCGCTGATCGCGAGCGCGGCCGGGCAGTTCGATCACGTCCTGCTCGACGTGCCGCCGATCGCCGCGAATCAGTCGGTCGCCGCAGTCAACGCCGCAGATCACGTCGCCGTCGTCGCACCCGCGACGGCCCGCGGGACCGAGGCCGTCCAACAGACCCACGAGCGACTGGCCGACATCGGCACCGAGGCCGACCTCGTGGTCTCGACTCGCGGCGAGTTGGAGACGGCCGACATATCGATCCCGAAAACGGACGCGACGGCGGTCGCGTCGGCTCCGGCGTGTCTCGACCGCGACAGCGCGTTCGCCGGTGGCGTCGCGCGCGTCGCCGCCGCAGTGACGGGACGAGAGATCGAAGCGAGCGGCGAGAGCGAGGGACTGCTCGGCTCCGTAGGCGGGCTGATCGGCCGATAG
- the prs gene encoding ribose-phosphate diphosphokinase: MIVPGASSQALAAALADELDEPLAAVEYDRFPDGETLAAVPDFDADRAVVVATTDSNDAWVELLQLQDAVREAGATEVVTVIPYMGYARQDQAFEPGHPVSARAMARAASTGADRVVLVNPHEDGVADFFDAHVTICDAAGVLAEPLPDDLVEPLFLSPDSGAVELAEATRDAYGIGEIDYFQKVRHSGTDVEITPSDADPAGRDVVIVDDIVATGSTMSEAVTHLDAGGAARVFATCVHPLLARNARTKLERAGIARIVGTDTVERDVSAVSVAPIVAAAVDAVESA, from the coding sequence ATGATCGTACCCGGCGCATCCTCGCAGGCTCTGGCGGCCGCGCTCGCGGACGAACTGGATGAACCGCTGGCGGCCGTCGAGTACGACCGCTTCCCCGACGGCGAGACGCTCGCGGCCGTCCCCGACTTCGACGCCGACCGCGCGGTCGTCGTCGCGACGACGGACTCGAACGACGCGTGGGTCGAACTGCTCCAACTGCAGGACGCCGTCCGCGAGGCGGGGGCAACAGAGGTCGTCACCGTCATCCCGTATATGGGCTACGCGCGACAAGATCAGGCGTTCGAGCCGGGGCATCCGGTCTCCGCGCGGGCGATGGCGCGAGCAGCTTCGACAGGGGCGGACCGCGTCGTCCTCGTGAACCCCCACGAGGACGGCGTCGCTGATTTCTTCGACGCGCACGTGACTATCTGCGACGCCGCGGGCGTCCTCGCCGAACCGCTCCCCGACGACCTCGTCGAGCCGCTCTTTCTCTCGCCCGACTCGGGCGCGGTCGAACTCGCCGAGGCGACCAGAGACGCCTACGGGATCGGCGAGATCGACTACTTCCAGAAAGTTCGGCACTCCGGGACCGACGTCGAGATCACGCCGAGTGACGCCGACCCCGCGGGTCGCGACGTCGTCATCGTCGACGACATCGTCGCGACCGGCTCGACGATGAGCGAGGCTGTCACCCACCTCGACGCCGGCGGGGCCGCCCGAGTCTTCGCGACGTGCGTCCATCCGCTGCTCGCGCGAAATGCCCGGACGAAGCTCGAACGAGCGGGCATCGCACGGATCGTCGGCACCGACACCGTCGAGCGCGACGTGAGCGCCGTCTCGGTCGCACCGATCGTCGCGGCCGCCGTCGACGCGGTCGAGTCGGCGTAA